ttttatccggcccagcacgtTGTTTCTGCCCAGTAGCAACACTGAGCTcgcgcttaactgttaaggagtagttacatttatacagtcctaaaattacattcagccctttgaaggcaactgcaaggctgatgtggccccagtgaaaatgagtttgacacccctgtatcATGATGTAGAGTCTACATCATTCCTGCTAACCTATtaccctcttctctttcccttaagCAGTCAGTATCCTTCCTGTATTTCTTTTGCACAAACAAACAGGTATCTATGTATTTTCTTATacctttgtttcttctctgaatGATGGCATGCTGTGTACTCTTTCAtgctttgcttttttcattttagagTATGCCTTGGAGATCACTACATATCAGTTCAGAGagctcttcctcattcttttcttaCAGCTACTTAGTATTCTGTGTGAACATACCATGGATTTTTCAACCACTCTATGAAtgagcatttaggttgtttccaatactTCATAATTGAAAACAATATTGTAATTAATAaacttttgaatatatattttcatattgttgGAAGTGTGTCTTCAGGATAGATTCTTAAATTGATTGAAAGGTAAATACATGTCACTTAGGCAGTCAAATTTCTCTCCAAAAGAATTGTAACAAATTGCATTCCAATTAGCAACGTATGAACATACCTACCTCCTCACAGCCTTGCAAGAATATGTTGTCATATTCTTAATCCAGTCTGATCCATGAGAAATGGTATCTGAgtgattttaacttgcatttattttgaattaatttttgagcACTTCCATATGTTTGAAGGTCATTTTTGTAATCTTTTATGGCGAATTGTCTGTTCATGTACTATTCCCATTTTTGTACTGAGTTTTTGGTCCTTTCCCCTCCTTATACTTTTAACACAAATCACTTGGCTCTTGTGCCAAGTACAGGCTGTAGAACActggtggaagcagggagacagtTGGTTATTTCAATCCAGATGAGATAATGCAAGGTTATCACGAGAGGTGGTGAAGATTCAAGAAAATTGCCTTTCCTAACAGTCTCATTGTaggttataaagaaaaaagaaattaaggtgGACTTCAACTGTTTGAACAAGTGGAAACCTGGACTTGGATTTGTCATTAACCAAGATACAAAGATCTTGGTTGACATAAATTTGGGGTGTGGATGATAATCAGAAGCTGGGGTTGGCCTGTGTTAATTTTGAGATGCCCATTAGACTTCCAAGAGGAAATGTCAAGAAGGCAGTTAAAGATACAACATTGGAGTTCCCGGATACATATAGCATTTTGATCCGTGAGCAATAGATGAGATGATCACATGAGTATAGATGTAAAATAAACTCCAACATTACAGAGATagtggagaagggaaggaatcAGCCAGAGACTGAGAAGGAACAGCCAATAAGGTAGTAGGAAAACAAGAACATGGTGTCagggaaacagaagagagaacaCATTTCAGTAACAGTGATAAAGTGGCAATGACTATAACCTAGCAATTGTTGgaggctttgaaaaaaaaatacagctttagTAGAGTGGGaaagataaaatcttaattaaGTGAATTTCAGAATGAAGAGGAGTTGTTTGAGACCATCAGCATAGACAGATTTTGGGAATTTTGTTGTAAAGAACTCAAGCCACATTTTGTATCGTAACATATGAGAAATATGGGTGCCTGAGGATTTCATAgcagaaaattcaaaagaaaggaGACGAATGGTAAAAAAGTGAAATGGAAGGTGGATGCATTATCTTTAGGATAGTTTTAGTcgaatttatttaacaaacactgaTATACTGAAGAGGGACTATTCAAGAATTTGTCAATATAACTCAGTATTTTCTTCCAATCctcaaaattcattttttccctatttttaaatgtcctcagACATGTTTATACTATCTTAAGGGATGTTATCCAAACCTATGACTTTAACATTTACTGATAGTCTTTAATTATGTATCTTCTGGCCCTAACATTTAATATTAGTATCTTAGCTTAATAGGAATGTAAAGttttaattcttaatattttagcTTGCTGTACCTTCTAATTTTCTATAACATACCTGTACTGCTTAAGACATTTGAAGATTTTTCAAAGGAAGTAATAATTCATGAAACATTGTTCTCACTGATGAATAAATTAAGAAGATAAATGAGGACTGACAACTGATCACTGAATCTAGCTATATGGAAGTCACCGGTGTCCTTGACAAGACCCATATTGATCAAGTAGCGGGACTACAACCTGACTGTAATAGTTTAGCAGTTCctcaaatattaaacaaaaagttAGAATATGACCTAGCAATTACACTCTTAGGTAGATACCCAAGAGAACAGAAAATTATGTCCATACAAAAACTTGTACCCAAACATTCATAGCAACATAACACCCTAGTAGCCGAAAGTGTAAGCAACCCAAACatccatgaatgaatgaagaaagtgtGCTAAATATCCTACGATGGAATATTCAGcaacttaaaaaattaagtactAAAACATGCTAGAGCATGGATGAACCCTGACATtagctaagtgaaagaaacaaagcagtcactaaatatataaaatactttgaaTGAATCATTCCATGCATATGAATGTCCACAacaggcaaatctacagagacaaGAAAGTATATTAGTAGCTGCTGAGGCTGCAGGAAGGAGGTtctggggagtgactgctaatctGTATGAGGTTTGGGGCGGGGCTGATGAAGATGTTCTAAAAGTAGATGTTGATGTTACAAActgtgaatataataaaagccaCTGAATCATACACTTTAAAAGAGTGATTTTATGACACAtgaattatctcaataaagctgtgtgaatataataaaagccaCTGAATCATACACTTTAAAAGAGTGATTTTATGACACAtgaattatctcaataaagctgttacaaaaAAGGCAGTAGAACCCAGCTGACAATCAGTTTGTATTTCTTCTACTTCTTGGTACttgctgttttctattttgttggcAATGTACAAGTTTAATTTGACCTTACTTCTAGAGAtttgttaatcatttttttaaataaccttttcttccttccccttcatcCCTCTCTACCACTTCCAAACTCTCCAAGCCAAACATAACCAGACAAAAAACTGTCTCTTTTAAGAAAAACCATTTTACAGTTTAAAAGGTATTAAATGTGGCCAttgttcacatttatttttcacacagTCCAAGTAAGTCACGTATGTCCATAGTCATAAAAAAAGCATTTACCTAGAAATATTAACGTATCATGTTAAGCAAACAATACATTATATAGCCGAATTCTAAAACTCTTTTCGGATTATATGAAACTACCATGTAAAAGTTACAAAACAAGAGTCCCTCAGTCTtgagaaatgtttaaatttttaaataatgctgcttaatacttttttcatgaaatttaaaaaaaaattacaatggtGAACAGAAGGTATCATCACTTCATGAGCAAAGACTGAGTATATATACAAGCCCAGCAACAACACTAAGTTTAGAGCTGACTTCTTCTCTTAGACTATGTAATTTCAATAGTATATAGTAATTATCTATTGTTGGAATAATACCTGAGCAATTTGgctaaatatataaacaacagctctggccagatggctcagctaggtggagcatcatcccatacaccaaagggttgtagattcaatccccagtcagggcatatacctaaattgtgggttctatccctgaaCTGGGCACATACTAGAagcaactgatatttctctctgtctcgctctctcccttcctctctaaaatcaattaaaaaacataacctcaggtgaggataaaaataaaaaatttaatttataaaaggatACAAACAGTACCAAAAATCCTGCATAAATATTCAAACTTGGGGAATTCtagttaaaaataacaaaaaatagacTATCTTTCCTTCCAAAAAAAGGTTAAACAAAGATTTAGATATCCCACGTAGATTACTCCAAAGATTTGGATCAGAGAGGTATGTGAATCAACCTTTTCTGCATTCCTTAAGTAACATTTTCTAATCAActgatgaaaaaacaaatttcataCTCAGAGACACTTTCAGAATGCATCTATAGTTAACTTAATGCAAAAGTATATGGTAAAGAGAGAGCAAATTCACTGAATTCTTTAAGTatagcaacattttatttttggtgcaTCTTTTTGCGCATTTCTTCAAgggctgcttctttctctctcagcaTCTGCTTAagtcttcttattttttcatctcGAATGGTTTCTTCTAACTCTGGTGGTGTCATGGGAAAAATATCCtcagtataatttttattaaaggaaTGACTTTGTTCAAAATCTGTATTTGAACTCAATGCATCTTTCTCCTGGTTCTCACGCGTACAGTGTTGTACCtcagttctcttttcttccctggttTTATTGCAGCTTGTGACAATGTCATGGTGTGATACATCTGAAGTTGGTAGAATATAACTGAGTTGGGAACTGGTGACATTAGTTCCTCCATTTACAGTTGTGTTATAATAAGCACTCTCggttttcctcttctttgtgTGATCCATCTTAacagtttttgattttcttttcttatcaaaAACCTGTTGCAATGTTGAGCATGATTCcaacagaaaagcaaaatgttAGTGCCATATAGAGTGTGCTCTGAAACTTAACAAGTTTGCAGGTACAAATATTTAGCAATTAAATTCAACTCAACAAAATATACTGAGAACGACAGCAAAAGATTAATATTTAtggtacacacacaaacacataaaaacaacaacaaaaaaccaggCAACGTCCTAATGATTTTCACTAGTGAGAATAAACTGCTTAATTCATTTTCCTGCTTAAGTATTAGAATCTGTACTGATGTACCACTAAAATATAACAGATATTTGTGAAGAACCTGAGAATTagaattgatttaattttttcccttggcATGGTAGGCACATAACTAAAGATTTTTATTGGGAAAGATCAACTGACCTCTGATTTGAAGTTCAGGATATTAAACGATGTAACAATGACATAAGTAGACTGACAGTACGCGAAGTTACC
The sequence above is drawn from the Desmodus rotundus isolate HL8 chromosome 12, HLdesRot8A.1, whole genome shotgun sequence genome and encodes:
- the LRIF1 gene encoding ligand-dependent nuclear receptor-interacting factor 1 isoform X4, yielding MASTLEKVTQERNDKKIFQGRSNKAYLKTDAELKKLFGLTKDLRVCLTRITDRLDTGEGFDSFGSLLKSDKETKLTGKEEEKKQVFDKKRKSKTVKMDHTKKRKTESAYYNTTVNGGTNVTSSQLSYILPTSDVSHHDIVTSCNKTREEKRTEVQHCTRENQEKDALSSNTDFEQSHSFNKNYTEDIFPMTPPELEETIRDEKIRRLKQMLREKEAALEEMRKKMHQK